In the Theobroma cacao cultivar B97-61/B2 chromosome 1, Criollo_cocoa_genome_V2, whole genome shotgun sequence genome, one interval contains:
- the LOC18613425 gene encoding methyltransferase-like protein 2: MEGESKPSDELSRFFDSGIYRFPNSNAVFIDPVRVLNRSYSRFKVSPSAYYSRFFESKHPAQESTHSSNPKKRKRKPKKQSYFLNEKEQAADQRHQEARPLLLKAHELLLGAADFLAIMSKLRSDFCSSTELCGGEEHSFIELGRVWQAPLYDITLDFKLSRLTNQSDNRENLNGEQRVLPIFNNLVVNDTRDEMEAEFLNRHYILPRESCFYMSDLGQIHNLIPAEPDSGFNLIVIDPPWENGSARQKSVYPTLPHRYFLSLPIKQLTHREGALVALWVTNREKLHNVVEKELFPAWGVRYLSTVYWFKVKVDGSLISDLDLFHHRPYECLLLGYCHGKMMNETDSEYLSEFRSVKDKQIVISIPGGYSRKPPIGELLLGHVPGVKPARCIELFAREMVGGWASWGNEPLHFQDSRYFRRE, encoded by the exons ATGGAGGGTGAGTCGAAACCAAGCGACGAGCTATCTAGATTCTTCGATTCCGGCATTTACCGATTCCCGAACTCAAATGCCGTCTTCATCGACCCAGTTCGCGTGCTCAACCGATCCTACTCCCGGTTTAAGGTATCTCCTTCCGCCTACTACTCCCGTTTCTTCGAATCCAAACACCCCGCTCAAGAATCCACTCACTCCTCTAATCCAAAGAAACGAAAACGAAAACCGAAGAAACAATCTTACTTCCTCAATGAAAAAGAACAAGCCGCCGATCAACGCCACCAG GAGGCGAGGCCTTTATTGTTAAAGGCCCATGAACTTTTACTTGGAGCGGCTGATTTTCTAGCGATTATGAGCAAATTAAGGAGCGATTTTTGTTCTTCGACGGAATTATGCGGTGGCGAAGAACATTCGTTCATTGAGCTTGGAAGGGTGTGGCAAGCTCCTTTGTATGATATAACTCTCGATTTtaaacttagtcgactgacaaACCAGAGTGATAATAGAG AAAATCTAAATGGTGAGCAGAGAGTGCTTCCGATTTTTAATAACTTAGTCGTTAATGACACGCGCGATGAAATGGAGGCTGAATTTCTGAACCGCCATTATATATTACCCAGAGAGAGTTGCTTCTATATg TCCGATTTGGGGCAGATTCACAACCTTATTCCTG CTGAGCCCGATAGTGGTTTCAATCTTATAGTCATTGATCCTCCATGGGAAAACGGAAGTGCTCGTCAGAAATCAGT CTACCCAACTTTACCACACCGGTATTTCTTATCCCTTCCTATTAAGCAACTTACGCACAGAGAGGGCGCACTTGTGGCCTTATGGGTGACAAATAGAGAGAAATTGCATAATGTCGTTGAGAAAGAGCTATTCCCGGCATGGGGAGTTAGATATTTGTCTACTGTTTACTGGTTCAAG GTGAAAGTAGATGGCTCATTGATCAGTGATCTTGACCTGTTTCATCATCGGCCATATGAATGCCTTCTCCTGGGATACTGTcatggaaaaatgatgaat GAAACAGATTCAGAATACCTTTCAGAATTTAGGTCAGTAAAAGATAAACAGATCGTCATAAGCATTCCAGGAGGTTACTCAAGGAAGCCCCCAATTGGAG AATTACTGTTGGGGCATGTTCCAGGAGTTAAACCTGCTCGATGTATTGAACTATTTGCTAGAGAAATGGTAGGTGGTTGGGCATCCTGGGGCAATGAACCCCTTCACTTTCAGGATTCAAGATATTTTCGAAGAGAGTGA